Proteins from one Portunus trituberculatus isolate SZX2019 chromosome 38, ASM1759143v1, whole genome shotgun sequence genomic window:
- the LOC123514680 gene encoding lethal(2)neighbour of Tid protein-like isoform X2, giving the protein MSVLFILAEIVVNVLIINKIKYTEIDWVAYMQEVEGVANGTWDYTKLKGDTGPLVYPAGFVYFFLGLYYLTGRGTNIRLAQYIFAVLYIILLALVCRLFHKSQKMPPYVLLVMCCTSYRVHSILVLRLFNDSIAMIFLYGAMNLFIENQWALGSLVYSLAVSLKMNILLFAPALLLAYLLCLGLWGTIKQLTICASVQLVLGAPFLLANPFGYIKMAFDLGRVFLFKWTVNWRFLPEEVFLNPFFHLSLLCLHIVLLGLFAYTHGNKFLSSYYNLIQVDTRMNIKSQLFILPMFLSNFIGMAVSRSLHYQFYIWYYHSLPYLLWSTPYRISTRFSL; this is encoded by the exons ATGTCAGTGCTTTTCATTCTCGCAGAGATAGTCGTCAATGTGCTTATCATCAATAAGATTAAGT ATACTGAGATTGACTGGGTGGCGTACATGCAAGAGGTGGAGGGTGTGGCCAATGGAACCTGGGACTACACCAAGCTGAAGGGAGACACTGGGCCTCTTGTTTATCCTGCAG GCTTTGTCTACTTCTTCTTGGGCCTGTACTATTTGACTGGCCGAGGCACAAATATCCGCCTGGCTCAGTACATCTTTGCCGTCCTCTACATCATCCTCCTTGCCTTGGTGTGCAGGCTCTTCCACAAGAGCCAAAAG ATGCCACCATATGTGCTGCTTGTAATGTGCTGCACCTCCTACCGTGTGCACTCGATCCTGGTGCTGCGGCTCTTCAATGACTCAATAGCGATGATCTTCCTGTATGGCGCCATGAACCTCTTCATTGAGAACCAGTGGGCCCTTGGCAGTCTGGTGTACAG CCTGGCTGTGTCTCTCAAAATGAACATCCTGCTCTTTGCCCCAGCACTATTGCTAGCCTACCTGCTCTGCCTGGGACTCTGGGGCACTATCAAGCAGCTTACCATCTGTGCTTCCGTGCAG CTTGTTTTGGGGGCACCATTCCTCTTAGCAAACCCTTTTGGTTACATCAAGATGGCCTTTGACTTGGGCCGAGTGTTCCTATTCAAGTGGACAGTCAACTGGCGGTTCCTGCCAgaggaagtgtttctgaatcctttcttccatctgtcATTGCTGTGCTTGCACATCGTTCTTCTTGGCCTGTTTGCCTATACTCACGGAAACAA ATTCCTCTCAAGTTACTATAACTTGATCCAAGTGGACACTAGGATGAACATCAAGTCTCAGTTATTCATCCTGCCAATGTTTCTGAGCAATTTCATTGGCATGGCAGTGAGTCGCTCCCTCCACTACCAGTTCTACATCTGGTACTACCACTCCCTGCCCTACCTCCTATGGTCCACGCCATACAGAATTTCTACTAG ATTTAGTCTGTGA